From the genome of Aquiluna borgnonia:
GAACATTCGCACTCTTTATGTATTTCGAGTACTTGAGTACCCGCTGACAAGTTGATTTGGCAAGAGTTTCTGCCTTTATTACTTCTTTGGCGGAGGCGTTTGAGGCTACTTTGCCAACACAGCTCAACAGATTTGCCGAGGTGTCGGCGCGATAAACCTTCTGCAACGCTGAGAGGCCAGCGAGAGTTGGGCGATTGCCGACAAACTTAGTCAGCTTGATTGAGCGGGTCAGCGCATAGGGCTTTACTACCTCAATGAAACCGTTGTAGGTCATTTTTCCACTCGTGTAAGAAGTTAGTTCCAGTTCAGGAAAACCTTCTTCTTTGGCTGGTAGCTCGATGACAATTTCATTGTCGGTTTGCTGAAGCACCTTGATGTCTCTACCGTCAAGTGTGACGCTAGCGACCTCGTTCAAGAGCACGCCCTTCAACGCTAAGGTCTGGCCTTTAGATGACACTAGAAGTCGAGAGACAACCGAAAGTCTTGGACCTAAAGGTGAGCTCCGCGCTTCTGATACTGGTGCGCGAGTTTGGGCTGCAGTGAATGGTGAGAAGCTTTCGGTCACCCCACACACCTGCCCATTCACATAACTGCGCTGTGGTAGTGCAACCCACGCTCCTGCGGTGTAGTGGAAAATGTCGTCAGTCGGCAATCCGTCCAAACACACAGTCACTGGTCCGCTAATCCCCGAGACCTGAATATCGACAACCTTTGTCGCTCCGGTAATTAGAAACGGTGTGGCGGTGGCGGTGGCGGGGTTGTCTATTGGAACCAAGGTCACCACTGCGGAACTGCTGGTTGGTGTAAAGGCCAAACGAACCCTCGGGAGCGTCGATGTGGCAGGAACCTCTGCAGCGGTTAGACCTGACGGGATGCTGACGACTTGAGAATTGGTAACTGAACCCGCCTCTATTGTCGGAATAGCGTTCCAAATTGCATACACGGTCAGGTTTGCATTTGTTGACGGTTGGTATGGGAAGGTGACAGCTTCGCCACCACTAGTCAGTGACCATCCCGCGAAGTTGAACCCGGTTCGCGTTGGTTCATTTGGTGCGTCAATCGATTCACCCGGAGCAAAGGTCACGTTTGGCACGGCCGAACCCAAGGTCGAGTCGAAAGTCACAGTTGGGTGAGGTTGATAAATTGCATAAAGCGCTGAACGGGCAATTACAGATGCTGACGCCGATGTTGGATCCAGAATAACGCTTCCATCGTCTGTATTTGACCATCCCCTGAGCGTGTATCCACTTCTGGTGGGCAAGGTCGGCAAAGTGAGCGAAGTAACGCGGGTGTCTCTAAAAACAGAACTGCCCAACTGACGAAGGCTTGAGCCAGTGGCGAAAGTTACACTCGTCAAATTAGGGTTGTCGTAGAAGGCCTCCCTGCCAATAGTGTGCACGCTTGCAGGGATTTGGATTGAGGCACCGAGCCTCGCACTACCGAACGCATTTTCCTGAATTTCCCCAAGGGCCGAGTTTGGTGCAAAAGTTATCTGAGTCGAGACCGCGCTGGCGCCAGGGGCACGTTGAAGGTTTTGGAAGGCATATTGCTGAATCATGGTTACGCTAGCGGGGATCTCAATTGACTCCAGGCGCGTTGATTGGAACGCTGCGTTCGGAATTGTTGCGATGCTCGAGTCTGCTGAAAAAGTCAGTATGGTCAGCTGGTTCGAGCGCGCAAATGCGTAGCCGCCGATTGTTGAAACTGTTGAGGGAATGTTTACTGTCTGTAGCCGACTCTCAGCAAACGCCCCTGGTCCAATTGCTGTAACAGATGCTGGAATCGCGTAAGTTACGTCTTGTAACCAAGCAGCGTAAGCGATCAAAGTGGTTCGAGTCTTATTGAAGAGCACCCCGTTTTCAATAGAAAAATGCTGGTTTGCATCTGAGATGGTCAAGTTGACGTTTGAGCCAAACGGGGAAAGCCCGATGGTCGTCACGGTCGAAGGCAGGGCGATTGTAGGACGCGGATCCGGGGGGTTGATTGTGCCAATACCGTTGAATACGTAGTCACCAATAGTGGTTAGTTGCGATCCTTCCTCGAACGTGACCGAGTTCAAAGACGCAACGTTTTCGAAAACTTGATTCCCCAAAGTCGTCAAGCTTGGTGGAAGATTAATCGCGCTCAGAGTCGTTCCCTTGAATGCTCCTCGTTCGATGGTCTGAAGTTGAGAGTTGACCTGAAAACTTACAGATGTGAGTGACGATGTATTTTCGAACGCGAAGCTTCCGATAGAAGTGACTCTCGCTGGAACCCTAAATGCAGTCAGCCTGGTGTAGCCGAATGCAGCTTCCGGAATCCTGGTGAGAAGAGAATTGTCTGCGATTGAAACTGCAGCCAAATTTCTGCTTTGGGCAAATGCGTAAGGCGCTATTTCGGTCACACTTGCCGGGATAACGACTTCCAACAAATCATAGTTCCACTGAAACAGGCCGATTTTGGTGACGCCCTCCGGAATGACCGCCGTGCCCTTACAGCCATCCACCGGGGGTCCGGGGACAGTTACTAGGTCCCTGGCGATTACATGACCGTCTTCGTAAGAGACCGTAAAAGCTCCCGCAGTGCTGCAAGGATAGGTTCCAGGGGCAACGCCGGAAGGGGTGGTAGCCTCCGCCTCAATAGGCCCGAAACCAAAAGTCAGCACTGCAACGAGAGCTGTAGTGGCGGTCAACTGTCGGCTAAGTGTCGGAAGTTGGATCAGAGAGAGATTCAGGCTACGCATAAGTTTTCCATCAGTTGAAACGGGCCCCTTGAGAGCGCTCATCGGCGCCTCAACGGCAGGGTGGGATTACCCATACCTGAATCGTAAAAACCTCCGCAGTGCCACATTGAAAAGTGAGCAGTGATAACGATTTATGAGAACATCTGTGACAACTATCTGGCGAGGTTTTTTGCTCGCGTGAGAACATTAGTTATGCGACCTATTCGTGTTCTCTATGTAGAAAATGACTCTGCACTAAGGCGCATCCTTGGCGAAATGCTTGCGAAGTCCGACAAATTGCAACTTGTCGGCTCATATGCGAATGCAAACGAAGTGCTTGACCGCGCCACTGTAAGGGGCGCCGATGTAGCCTTAGTCGACTTTTCTCTCGACCAGAATGGTCTCAACGGTATTGAGCTCGGCATCGCTCTGAGAAACATCAACGAATACATCGGCATAGTGGTTTATTCGCAACATTCGGTTTCAAAGATGGTGAATCGTGTTCCCAAGGCAATGCGTCACGGTTGGTCTTTCTTTGACAAGTCGGCCGAAATGTCGCTTTCTGACTATGTGAGGATCATCCACTCAACTGCAGCAGGCAATGGCAACTGGGAGGCAGTTTCGGAGCGCGACGTGCAGGGAGTTGAGGCTCGAACTTCAATCTTTTTTCAACTGTCCCCTCAACAGCGAGCGATTATGTCTCTTAGTGCACAGGGCAAAGGAGCAAAGGAAATTGCCGCGCAGCTAGGCCTTAGCTACTCATACGTGCGCAAACAGCTATCGCGCTCTTACTCCGTATTACTTCCCGGCGCCTCGCCAAGAGATGATCTCAAAACGGCTGCCGTGCTCAAATACATTGAACTGACGAGACAGAACTGATGCTTAGTGCCTTCAAAAAGTATTGGTCTTGGCTAGGCCCATATCCATACAACCCGTGGTTGATTTTCATTTTCTTTGCGTCAATTTATTTCTCAAGATTTCTACCGGGCATCAATCAGCAACCAGAAGGCGGCGCTCGTTGGATTGGCGGACTTGTCATCTTGCTTCTGGCGGCCTTTCCCAGTGGAATATTCGCTCTCCTCGCCTACTTTGTTCAGCGGTATCGGATCTGGCCATTCAACCTATTTACTTATGTGCTAGAGGTTGCGATTGGTCAGGCATTGTTGCTTCCAGTTTCCCCGATCATTGCTCTAGTGCTAAAAAATCAACTGAACTTAGAATTCGACGCACCCGTTGCCCTTAACTTTTCGCTTTTTATAGCCTCGCTCGGGTTGGTATTAGGGATGCTTGCGATCATGCATCACGCTGAACGGACAATTCTTGATCGACTTAAATCAGCCGCAAAACTAGTGGCCAAGCTGGAGCTCGAACGCGAAGGGCTGATTCGAGCCGATGAGGAACTTCGCCAACAAACCTCTAGCTTTCTACACGACCGCGTGCAGTCTGATCTGATGATTGCCAGCCTGAAACTTAAAAGCATTGCTGGAAGTGCTTCTGCAGAGGTAAACGAGGTTATTGACCGAGTTATTGCAAGGCTAGAGCAAACGCGCACCATAGACATCAAAGACCTCGTACAAGTGTTAGCCCCGAACTTTGAAGTAGCCGGTTTCGAGCAATCGGTCCAAGTTCTTGCGCAGACTTATCGAACCAGCATGAATATAGGCATCTGGGTCGATGAGACTTCAGAGAATCTGAATAAAGCGAAGCTGCTTGGGGTCTTTCGCATTATCGAACAAGCTTTGCTAAACGCTTTGATTCATGGCCCGGCCAAGAATGTAAACGTCTCTTTCGAAACCGACAAAGAAGGAGATTCGCGTCTTGAAATCTCTGATGACGGACCCGGCTGTTCGGTTGAGGAAATTGAGTCTGGAGTGGGTACCGCCGTGATTGATTCGTGGGTTGGCATCTTAAACGGCACCAAAACCATCGACACTATGCCAGACCACGGATACCGGCTGACCGTCGAGTTTGGCTCAAGCAAAGACCACGGGTAAACCTAAAACCGAATTCATAACTTGAACTAGGGTCCAAAGCAAAAACCCACCCGTGGAGGGGTGGGTTTTCGTGGCTAGTGAGGGATTCGAACCCCCGAAGGCTGAGCCGGCTGATTTACAGTCAGATCCCTTTGGCCGCTTGGGTAACTAGCCGGGTGCGTTTTGGACGCGAGTGAAAAGAATAGCCGATTTTCCTGGCGCAAACTAGCGGCGAGGAATGTAAAGCTTTACAGTTTTTCTTTATGGTCGGAATTATCGAGGTTGCGGAGCGAGCTGGAGTCTCCACGGCAACCGTCTCTAGGGCGCTGAATGGCAAGAGCCACGTCTCTGCGCGAGCTCGGGAAAAGGTGCTGAAGGCCGCACAGGAACTGGGCTACGTTGCTTCGTCCTCGGCATACACCCTGGCAACTGGCCGCTCTAAAAACATTGGTGTCGTGATGCCCTACATTGACCGCTGGTTTTTCTCCGCGGTACTGGACGGGGCTGTAAACGCACTTGTAAACCGCGGTTACGATGTAACGCTTTACAGTCTTTCTGGTGGCCAGGCCGCCAGAAAGCGAGTCTTTGAAGACTTAGTTTTGCGCAAGCGCGTAGATGGTGTGCTGACGGTTGCGGTGAAGCTTTCCGACTCGGAGCTATCTCGCCTGAGCGAACTGAAGAAGCCGATTGTTGGAATTGGCGGACCCATTCCTGGGGCTCGATCAATCTCTATAGACGATGAGGGCGCAGGGCGCTTGGCCACCCAGCACTTGATTTCACTGGGCCACACCAAGATTGGTCTGATCTCTGGAACTCCGGCTATGGAAATGGACTTTCACCAGCCCTACCTGCGCCGCACCGGTTATCAGGAAGCACTGCTGGATGCCAACCTAGACTTTCACCCGGCCTGGGTAGCCGAGGCCGACTTCACCACCGGTGGCGGCTACTTTGCAGCCAAGCAAATGCTCGGAGACCCGAGAAGTGCGCCAACGGCCATCTACTGCGCCTCCGATGAGATGGGTTTTGGTGCCATTCAGGCTGCTCGTGACCTGGGCCTTCGGGTGCCGCAAGACATAAGTGTGATCGCAATGGATGGGCACCCGATGGGCGAGTTCTACGGGCTGTCCACTATCGACCAAAACCCTCACGACCAGGGTGCCAAGGGAGCTGACATGCTGGTTGACATTTTGGAGGCCGGGGATGAGAGACTCTTGGAAAATCGCGAGCAGCTAACCAACTGGGAAATTGAACTGGTGGTTCGCTCTTCCACCGCTCGCCAGGCTACTAGCTAGAATTTGGCACATGGCTGATTCATCATTTGACGTAGTTTCCAAGGTAGACCACCAAGAGGCGGACAACGCCCTAAACCAAGCGGTTAAGGAAGTTGAGCAGCGCTACGACTTCAAGGGAACCGATGCCTCCATCGCGTGGAGCGGTGACAAGGTCATGATCAAGGCCAACAGTGAGGACCGGGCCAAGGCCGTGCTCGATGTATTTGAGACCAAACTGATCAAAAGAGGCATCTCTCTGAAGAGCCTTGAGAGCGGTGACCCCTACCCTTCTGGCAAGGAATACCGGATTGAGTGCAACTTGAAAAACGGCATTGATCAGGAGCACGCCAAGAAGATTTCTAAGCTGATTCGCGACGAGGGGCCAAAGAGCGTCAAGGCACAAATACAAGGTGACGAGCTGCGCGTCAGCTCCAAGTCAAGAGACGACCTGCAGGACACCATCGCCCTCCTGAAGGGTGCCGACCTGGATGTCGATCTGCAGTTCACCAACTTCCGCTAGCCAAGAGCTAGGAAGCCAGTTCCGCTTCCCGAAACTGAGAAGTAGTTGCTGTCTGCCATGAACGCCGCCTGACCCCGCTTGAGTGTCAGCGCTTCCTCCTGGGAAGTAGAAAGAATAATTTCCCCTTGAGTGCAGACCGCAATTGCAGACCCGTTCAGCTCGAGGTCAACCAGCAGGTGGTTCACGCTCGGCTCGACTCGATAGACCTGGAAATCCTCGGCCGGGGAGGGATAGTGCCAGAGCCCCTGAGCCATTTGGCGAGCAAGAATCTTTGGTTCGGCAAGCTCTCGGTAGTCCAAGATCTTGGTTAGCTCCCTGACATCAATTGGCTTTTGAGTCAGTCCCCCGCGCAGCACATTGTCGCTGGCTGCCATGACCTCTACCCCGAGACCGGACAGGTAGGCGTGAATGTTGCCGGCCGGAAGATACATCGCCTCGTTTGGCTCCAACGAAACTAAGTTCATCAGCACCGAAACCAAAATGCCACGGTCCTCACCAAACTGCTGGAAGAGCTGCTCCACCAATCTGGCTCGCTTTCGACCGAGCACGTTAGCGTTCGCTACCAGGGCGAGAATTGGCGGCTCATCCGCCTCGTAGATCCAGCGAATTGCCGCCTCGTAACCGGCTGCATCAAAGCTTTCTGAAAGCTCAGTGAATTGTGGGCTGGCTTCAGCCAGCATCTTTAGCTCCTGAGCCAATTCCGACTTTGGTCGAAAGCCGCAGAGGGCACGAAACTCGGTGATGGCGATGATCATCTCGGGTTTGTGATTGGCATCCGAATAAGACTTGTGTCCTGCTGCAAATTGCCGCTGCGCCTGCTCCCGGTTTGGGTGAGCTTGAATCGAAAGTGGCATTGCACTCGAGAGAAACTTCACGAGGTAACCGAGCTCTCCCCTGCGCTCCAGCAGGGTTCCGGCTGAAGGGTCCAAGACCTCGGAGGGGGCAGTTGGGTGGGTTCCAAACCACTGCTCGGCAATTGGATACTCGGGGGTTGGGACCCCCAGCAGATCAGCCAGTAGTTCCGAGTTTCCCCATGCGTAGCGCATGGGCTGATTGCCGATTCTCAGCAGGGTCATCGGTCTCGATCCTCGTCCAAGACAATGATGGAAATCGGGGCAGTGTTGGGTGCAACAGCGTCCAGCTCAGCCTGCTTAGCCCGCTGGGCAAAACCGTAGGCGATGAATGAGGAGCCGATGGCAAGTGCAATTGGGAAGAACATTGCGTAGCTAACGCCAACTCCCTCAACCAAAGCGCCCATGAGGGTCTTGGCCATTATGGACATGATCGAGCTCATGAGCGAAAGTCGGCTTACCGCCCAGGCGGTTGAGACCCCTGGGACATGGCCGGCGGCTGCGGTGAAAATGGGTGATCCCGCCGACAGCCCAAGACCGGCAACGGCCCAGAGAACCATCGTGACGATAAGGCCAAGTATTGGATTTAGGTCCGCTAAAACAGGGGCCAAAATCGCTGCCAGAGCCAGAACAATCGCTGCCATGGCAGCCCCTCGGGAGGCAATTAGGTGCGGATGGTAACGCTCGGCGAGTTTTGAAAGAGAGAGCCGTCCCGCAATCATCCCTGTCATAAATGCCGCAAAAGGCAAGGACCTCAGCGCGACCTCAACGTTAAGGATGTCCCTCGCGAACACCGCTGCCCAGTCAATAACGGAGACCTCTGGGTAGACAGCGCCGAAAGATCCCAGGGTCAGCAGAATCAGCTGAGCGGGAACCTGGTAGAACTTGCGCTTTACGGTCTGGGCTTTTTCCTCAAGATGTCCGTCTTCGGTGGCCGAGAGCAGCCTGGGCAGTGAGAACTCGTAAACCAAGATATTCAAGATTGCAACGGCGATTAGAAAGTGCTCCAGCTGAAAGTAAACGGTAGAAATTCCACCCGTGATTGCGGCTCCGACTGCGCCGATGGACCAGCCCGCGTGGAAGCGGCCCATCACGTTTTTTGAAATCTGTTTCTGCAGCAAAACCGCGTGCGAGTTGATTGCAACTCCGGTTAGCGAAAGGAAGAAGTTGAAGCCCATGTTCAGAAAGAACCAGACGCCGGCAACGTTAGTAAGACCCAAAGAGATCAAAAATGCAGCGGCAAAGTAGTTACCGAATCGAATTATTGTTCTCGGGCCAAAACGCATCATCAACCGCGAGACAAAAAATAGTGGCGCCAGCGAACCGACCACCCCAAAACCGATTATGGTTCCCCACTGGGCGAAGCTGACATCTAGCCGATCAATGAACTCTGGCACCCATGCCACCGAAGCCAGCGCCATGTGGCCTATGAAGGCAAAAGTGAGCAGCATTCCAATCTGCGCACTGCGCAGTCTGGAAGCCGGCAATTTCTCCACTACTGACCGCCAGCGATTTCCATCATCTGGTCGCGATCAAAAAGCTTCTTGCGCTCGCGACCCTCGGTTTCACCAAGTGCTCGCTCGGTGGCATCAAGCTTGAGCCAGGCAGCCCAGTCAACAAACTGAACCCCCTTTGACTCAAGGGTTTGAATGATTTCACCCTCGCCTGAACGCTCCGGTTGCCACCAGCTCTCGCGGTCAGCAATTACGTGGGAGATGGTCTCAATCGCATCCGCCTTGGTGTGGCCGATCAGGCCAACTGGCCCGCGCTTAATCCAACCGGTGCAGTAAAGGCCCGGGATATGATGACCGTCCTCGCCCAGCACTCGACCCTCAGCGTTTGAGATCACTCCGAAGCGGGAGTCAAAGGGAATTTCATCCAGCGCCGAACCGAAGTACCCAACTGCGCGATAGAGGGCCTGGACCGGATAGGTTTCAAACTCATCTACCAGCGTCACGTTGCCGGTGCCATCAAGCTTTGTCTTCTGGACCCGCAGCCCCGAAACTTTGCCGTCTTCCCCCAGCACCTCCACCGGTGAGGCAAAGAAGTGCAGGTGCAGCCTGCGCTCCTGGTGCTCTTGAGGGTTCTCCCTGAGATCCTCGAGGGTTTTGACCATCACCCTCACCTGATTGTTTGAGTCGATCGCAGCCTGCGAACCCTCGTCGTATTGAAAGTCTTCGTCATAGACGATTGCCTGGACGCCCTCTATGTGCAGTGCTTCGCGAAGCTCCAGCGGGCTGAACTTAACCTGGGCGGGACCCCGGCGTCCAAAGACGTGAACATCAGTCACCGGGGAATCTTTTAGCCCCTGGTAGACGTGGTCGGGGATGTCGGTGGAGAGTAAATCATCAGGGCGCTTGATGAGCATGCGAGCAACATCCAGTGCCACGTTTCCATTTCCGATAACCGCTATCTCCCTGGCGTTCAGTGGCCAGGTCCTTGGGAAATCCGGGTGAGCGTCATACCAGTTCACAAAATCCGCGGCACCGTATGAGCCATCTAGGTCAATCCCTGGAATCCTCAGGTCGGCATCCGCGATCGCGCCGGTGGCAAAGATCACCGCGTTGTAGTGCTGCTTTAGTTCATCCAGAGTTATGTCGGTCCCGTATTTCACGTTTCCAAAAAAGCGAATATCGCCGCGATCCAAGACCTCGTAGAGGGCTCGGATGATTCCCTTGATTCGCGGATGGTCAGGCGCAACACCGTAGCGAACTAGGCCGTAGGGTGCTGGCAAAAGATCAAAGAGGTCAATAGAGACCTCAAAGTCTCGCTCGGCTTTGAGAATTAGATCGGATGCGTAGATTCCAGCAGGGCCGGCACCAATCACCGCGAGTCTGAGTTTTGACACTGTTACCTTTTCTATCCCTTGCGGTCCACAACTGCCTGCGCAAAGGCAATCAGGGCCGACTTCACACTTGACTGCGGCAAGACTTCTATGGCCACAATCGCACTCTGGGCCCAGCCGTTAGTTATCTCCAGTGCCTCGTCCATTACCGGGTGAACGCGCAAACTTGCGAGCACAGAGGGCAAACTCTCTTCATCCAGTCCGTTGGCGATCTGTGCGGCCAGGGCTACAGAGTCAGCATCACTGTGGTTTTTCAACAGCAGCACCGGCAGGGTTGGAACACCCGCTAGCAAATCTGTGCCGGCAACTTTGCCGGACTGCTCCTTGGTGCTTTGGATGTCGATGATGTCGTCAATTAACTGGAAGGCGATTCCGATGCGCTCCCCAAACTGTTTCAAAGGCTCTTGGAAACTGGCGTCGGCTCCCGAGACCAAAGCGCCAATCTGAGCCGAGAGCGCAATCAGCGATCCGGTCTTATCCTTCAAAACTTCAATGTAGTGATCAATCGGATCCTGGTCCTCGAGCGGCCCAATAGTTTCGTGCAGCTGCCCCAACACCAGCTGCTCAAAAACCTTGGCCTGAAGCTGAAGAGCTTCCTGGCCAAGAGTGGAAACGATGTTGGAGGCTCTGGCGAACAGCAGATCTCCAGTCAGAATCGCAATGTTGTTGCCCCAAACCATGTGGGCGGTGTCCACGCCGCGACGCTTGGCGGCCTGGTCCATAACATCATCGTGATACAGGGTTGCGAGGTGAGTGATCTCCATCACAACGGCTGCATCCAAAACCTGCTGATTCTCTGAGTCACCCAGGTGAGCAGTTAGCAGGGTCAGCACGGGGCGCATTCGCTTGCCGCCAGCCTTGGCAAGGTGGGATGACATGGCATCAACGACCGACTCGGCGTGCCGAGTGGCATCTTGAATGCGTCGTTCGACCTCGGTCATGCTGGACTCGAGAGCCGAGATTAGTTTGCGATCTGTGACGAGCCTTAGCTGGCTGGGGAGTGAGACTTTCACTGCTTAACCGCCGTGTGCAGGGCAACAACGCCCAGCGTTAGGTTCTTGAAACCCACCCCTGAAAAGCCCGCGTTAGCGATGTCTTGCGCCAGTTGCTTTTGGTTTGGCCAGGCCGCTATGGACTCGGCAAGGTAGTCATAGGCCTCTGGACTCTTTGAGAACAGGGCTGAAAATTTAGGCAAAAAATTCCTCAGGTAGAAACGGTATAGAACGCCTAAGAGACCTGGCACATGCGAAAACTCACAAATAACCAGACGCCCGCCTGGCTTCAAAACCCGAAGAAACTCTCCGAGCGCAACCCGGTGATCGCTTACGTTCCGCAATCCAAAACTCATCGTGACGACGTCAAATTCCTGATCCTTGAAAGGAAGCCTCATGGCGTCAGCGAATACAAACTCGAGCTGAGGGTAACGCTTACGGCCTTCATTGAGCATTCCGTTAGAGAAATCTGCTGCCACAACCGATATGCCCGGCCCCACAAAAGCCATTGAACTGGTTCCGGTTCCGGCCGCAATATCTAGAATTCGCTCTCCAGATTTTGCCGCCACAGCCTTCGCCACTTTGCCGCGCCAAAAGCGGGACTGCCCAAAGGACAGTAGGTCATTTGTTTTGTCGTAGGAGTGAGCAACCGAATCGAACATGGCCGAAACAGCTTCGGGTTTCTTTGACAGGTCGGCCTTACTCACCAGACAAGTCTAATCTTTATCCGCGTTCTCCGAACTGCGAATCAAGGTGTAGATGACTAAGCCCAGGGAACCAAGGCCAAGAGCGAGCACCAAAGGTGTCGTGGCATTCACGAAGTGGTCTGCCGGAGTGAGATTTGAGATTCGAATGTTTTCCACACTTATGGGTTCCGACATCTGAGGCACGTTCATCTCTTCAACATTGGAGGGCCCAATGATGTGCTCGCTCTCCTGACTTTCATCAGGCCCCGTGTCATATGCCAGTGCTGCGACGGGAGTCATGAGTGCAGGAGCAATCATTAGCAGAGCAACAAACTTCCGCAAGATTCTCCTCACCTAGACTTGCCTCAAGAATAAATTGAGAACTTTCTGGTTGTCATCAATTCAAGACTTTTTTCAGGCAACTAGTAGCTAAGGAACCCGATGTCGCTGAAGGTAACCATCAGGCGAACATCACCTCAGGCTCCCGAAAACTTTGATCAATTATTTGCCAGGAAATCCAAAGCGCTCTTTGGTCAGGGAGAAGCTCTAAGGCTGAGCGCCAGGGGCGAAAACCGAATTCTTGAACTCAACAATGCGTGGCGGGAAGTCTGCGAGACAGCCCAAATTGACGACCAGGTGCTTCTTGCTGGCGTTGGGCTAACTGCTTTTGCCACGATTACCTTCTCCGAAGCATCGAGTTTCGAGAGTGTTTTGATTGTCCCTCGACGCCTGGTGATTATTTCTGAGGATCAGGGCTTCGAGGTTTTGGTGGCGGCAGAGGGCTCTGAATCCGAGGAAACCACCGTGCTCCCAGGAGAATTTGGAAGTGGCAGCCGTTCGGCCGAACGCTTCAAGCTGGGAGTAGAGCAGGCTGTTGCAAAAATCTCAGAGCATGAGCTCGAAAAGGTAGTGCTATCGCGTGAACTCGTAATGCTGGTTCCAGGAAAACCAGACTTGCGGCCAGCGCTTTCAAGGCTTCGCTCTCGCTACCCGGACTGCTGGACCTACCAGGTTGATTCCGTGTTTGGGGCCTCCCCAGAACTTTTGCTGCGTGCTGATCGGGGAGAGGTTTCCGCTCGGGTGCTGGCTGGGACAGCCGGCAGGGGAACTGACCCGGATGTCGATAGAGCAATCTCGTCAAGCCTGACCCACTCGCACAAAAACATTCACGAGCACCAGTTTGCGGTTTCCTCAATGCTTGAAGAACTCTCTCCATTTTGCGACTGGGTCGAGGCTGACAGCGAGCCATTCTCGCTGGCGCTGCCAGACCTTTGGCACCTTGCCACTGATGTCCGCGGGAAGCTCAAGCCAGGGGTGACCCTGCTAGATGTGGTTGCCAAACTCCACCCAACTGCAGCCGTTGCCGGCACACCGAGAGACAAGGCCATGGCGCTGATTTCTGAGATCGAACAGCACGACCGTGGTGGCTATGCCGGCCCGGTTGGTTGGTTGGCCCAGGATGGTTCT
Proteins encoded in this window:
- a CDS encoding leucine-rich repeat protein, yielding MTATTALVAVLTFGFGPIEAEATTPSGVAPGTYPCSTAGAFTVSYEDGHVIARDLVTVPGPPVDGCKGTAVIPEGVTKIGLFQWNYDLLEVVIPASVTEIAPYAFAQSRNLAAVSIADNSLLTRIPEAAFGYTRLTAFRVPARVTSIGSFAFENTSSLTSVSFQVNSQLQTIERGAFKGTTLSAINLPPSLTTLGNQVFENVASLNSVTFEEGSQLTTIGDYVFNGIGTINPPDPRPTIALPSTVTTIGLSPFGSNVNLTISDANQHFSIENGVLFNKTRTTLIAYAAWLQDVTYAIPASVTAIGPGAFAESRLQTVNIPSTVSTIGGYAFARSNQLTILTFSADSSIATIPNAAFQSTRLESIEIPASVTMIQQYAFQNLQRAPGASAVSTQITFAPNSALGEIQENAFGSARLGASIQIPASVHTIGREAFYDNPNLTSVTFATGSSLRQLGSSVFRDTRVTSLTLPTLPTRSGYTLRGWSNTDDGSVILDPTSASASVIARSALYAIYQPHPTVTFDSTLGSAVPNVTFAPGESIDAPNEPTRTGFNFAGWSLTSGGEAVTFPYQPSTNANLTVYAIWNAIPTIEAGSVTNSQVVSIPSGLTAAEVPATSTLPRVRLAFTPTSSSAVVTLVPIDNPATATATPFLITGATKVVDIQVSGISGPVTVCLDGLPTDDIFHYTAGAWVALPQRSYVNGQVCGVTESFSPFTAAQTRAPVSEARSSPLGPRLSVVSRLLVSSKGQTLALKGVLLNEVASVTLDGRDIKVLQQTDNEIVIELPAKEEGFPELELTSYTSGKMTYNGFIEVVKPYALTRSIKLTKFVGNRPTLAGLSALQKVYRADTSANLLSCVGKVASNASAKEVIKAETLAKSTCQRVLKYSKYIKSANVQIKKVGLAGSKPVLEITFDRTLEAARR
- a CDS encoding response regulator transcription factor, whose amino-acid sequence is MRTLVMRPIRVLYVENDSALRRILGEMLAKSDKLQLVGSYANANEVLDRATVRGADVALVDFSLDQNGLNGIELGIALRNINEYIGIVVYSQHSVSKMVNRVPKAMRHGWSFFDKSAEMSLSDYVRIIHSTAAGNGNWEAVSERDVQGVEARTSIFFQLSPQQRAIMSLSAQGKGAKEIAAQLGLSYSYVRKQLSRSYSVLLPGASPRDDLKTAAVLKYIELTRQN
- a CDS encoding sensor histidine kinase produces the protein MIFIFFASIYFSRFLPGINQQPEGGARWIGGLVILLLAAFPSGIFALLAYFVQRYRIWPFNLFTYVLEVAIGQALLLPVSPIIALVLKNQLNLEFDAPVALNFSLFIASLGLVLGMLAIMHHAERTILDRLKSAAKLVAKLELEREGLIRADEELRQQTSSFLHDRVQSDLMIASLKLKSIAGSASAEVNEVIDRVIARLEQTRTIDIKDLVQVLAPNFEVAGFEQSVQVLAQTYRTSMNIGIWVDETSENLNKAKLLGVFRIIEQALLNALIHGPAKNVNVSFETDKEGDSRLEISDDGPGCSVEEIESGVGTAVIDSWVGILNGTKTIDTMPDHGYRLTVEFGSSKDHG
- a CDS encoding LacI family DNA-binding transcriptional regulator; amino-acid sequence: MVGIIEVAERAGVSTATVSRALNGKSHVSARAREKVLKAAQELGYVASSSAYTLATGRSKNIGVVMPYIDRWFFSAVLDGAVNALVNRGYDVTLYSLSGGQAARKRVFEDLVLRKRVDGVLTVAVKLSDSELSRLSELKKPIVGIGGPIPGARSISIDDEGAGRLATQHLISLGHTKIGLISGTPAMEMDFHQPYLRRTGYQEALLDANLDFHPAWVAEADFTTGGGYFAAKQMLGDPRSAPTAIYCASDEMGFGAIQAARDLGLRVPQDISVIAMDGHPMGEFYGLSTIDQNPHDQGAKGADMLVDILEAGDERLLENREQLTNWEIELVVRSSTARQATS
- a CDS encoding YajQ family cyclic di-GMP-binding protein, which encodes MADSSFDVVSKVDHQEADNALNQAVKEVEQRYDFKGTDASIAWSGDKVMIKANSEDRAKAVLDVFETKLIKRGISLKSLESGDPYPSGKEYRIECNLKNGIDQEHAKKISKLIRDEGPKSVKAQIQGDELRVSSKSRDDLQDTIALLKGADLDVDLQFTNFR
- the manA gene encoding mannose-6-phosphate isomerase, class I is translated as MTLLRIGNQPMRYAWGNSELLADLLGVPTPEYPIAEQWFGTHPTAPSEVLDPSAGTLLERRGELGYLVKFLSSAMPLSIQAHPNREQAQRQFAAGHKSYSDANHKPEMIIAITEFRALCGFRPKSELAQELKMLAEASPQFTELSESFDAAGYEAAIRWIYEADEPPILALVANANVLGRKRARLVEQLFQQFGEDRGILVSVLMNLVSLEPNEAMYLPAGNIHAYLSGLGVEVMAASDNVLRGGLTQKPIDVRELTKILDYRELAEPKILARQMAQGLWHYPSPAEDFQVYRVEPSVNHLLVDLELNGSAIAVCTQGEIILSTSQEEALTLKRGQAAFMADSNYFSVSGSGTGFLALG